A DNA window from Drosophila pseudoobscura strain MV-25-SWS-2005 chromosome 2, UCI_Dpse_MV25, whole genome shotgun sequence contains the following coding sequences:
- the Mrp5 gene encoding LOW QUALITY PROTEIN: probable multidrug resistance-associated protein lethal(2)03659 (The sequence of the model RefSeq protein was modified relative to this genomic sequence to represent the inferred CDS: inserted 2 bases in 1 codon; substituted 2 bases at 2 genomic stop codons), whose protein sequence is MQSMKADELPENPRETSNIFSSLMFCFAMPTFFKGRKKTLDENDLYRALKEHKSDTLGAQLSEAWEREVEKKRKKKKTPSLLKASVDVFGWRLAGLGVVLFILEIGFRVTQPLFLGGLVAFYADSSNQEGDGENQTKAYLYALGVILCSAFNVLLMHPYMLGMFHLGMKARIAMTSMIYRKALRLSRTALGDTTIGQVVNLISNDVGRLDLSVIHMNYLWLGPVEIGIITYLMYREIGVSAFFGVAVMLMFIPLQAYLGKKTSVLRLRTALRTDERVRMMNEIISGIQVIKMYAWEIPFSKMINYVRTKEMNAIRNVNYIRGTLQSFIMFVTRISVFVSLVGFVLLGKLLTAEKAFVITAYYNILRNTMTVYFPMGISQFAELLVSIRRIQTFMLHEETRVRDKSDDLDEQKQGKAALVSEPIAQATGVLKPNSRRTSEAEPTINISKLKAKWDQKSNENTLDNITLKFKPRQLVAVIGPVGSGKSSLIQAVLGELNPDAGSVKVNGTLSYASQEPWLFTGTVRQNILFGLPMDKHRYRTVVKKCALERDFELLPYGDKTIVGERGASLSGGQKARISLARAVYRKADIYLLDDPLSAVDTHVGRHLFDQCMRGFLRENIVLLVTHQLQFLEQADMIVIMDKGKISAMGTYESMCKSGLDFAQMLTDPSKKDEGASGDAEKKKDLSRQNSKLRDRHGSISSMESAAESLVVDSPMQTQEARVEGRIGLSLYKKYFGANGYGLFIVFAFFCVGAQILGSGGDIFLSYWVNKNGEAERDTFMARLRRAFPETRINSDTDPKDIYYFTGINVSVIVFSLVRSMLFFYLAMRSSTTLHNTMFKGVTRAAMHFFNTNPSGRILNRFSKDLGQVDEILPSVMMDVMQIFLAILGIVVVLCIINVWYILATFFLCVVFYVLRSFYLNTSRDVKRLEAVTRSPIYSHLSASLNGLATIRAFGAQKELIAEFDNYQDMHSSGYYMFLATSRAFGYWLDCVCVVYIAVITLSFFLFSPENGGDVGLAITQAMGMTGMVQWGMRQSAELENTMTAVERVVEYEDLEPEGDFESKPNKKPPKEWPEEGKIIFDDLSLKYFPDKAADYVLRSLNIAIQGCEKVGIVGRTGAGKSSLINALFRLSYNEGSIVIDRRDTNDLGLHDLRSKISIIPQEPVLFSGTMRYNLDPFDEYSDAKLWESLEEVKLKEVVADLPSGLQSKISEGGTNFSVGQRQLVCLARAILRENRILVMDEATANVDPQTDALIQTTIRNKFKDCTVLTIAHRLHTVMDSDKVLVMDAGKAVEFGSPFELLTTSEKKVFHSMVKQTGDSTFDALLKVAQKVGXQNILNICLSIGIXWCILLSPRKAHDDNLRLKKDSXHFAVPKAFKDYILKILEPITNHPAANARIQKTFLFAEASKQKLLG, encoded by the exons ATGCAGTCAATGAAAGCCGATGAGCTGCCGGAGAATCCGCGCGAGACCTCGAATATCTTTTCATCATTGATGTTCTG CTTTGCCATGCCCACATTTTTCAAGGGACGCAAGAAAACTCTGGATGAAAACGATCTCTATCGAGCACTGAAGGAGCACAAATCGG ACACATTGGGCGCCCAGTTGAGCGAAGCCTGGGAGCGGGAGGTGGAGAAGAAAcgcaaaaagaagaagacacCCAGCCTACTGAAGGCCTCCGTGGATGTTTTTGGCTGGCGCTTGGCGGGACTTGGCGTAGTGCTGTTCATACTGGAGATTGGTTTCCG cgTCACTCAACCTCTTTTCCTGGGCGGCCTGGTGGCCTTCTATGCGGATTCGAGCAACCAGGAGGGCGATGGCGAGAACCAAACGAAAGCCTATCTGTACGCCTTGGGCGTGATCTTGTGCAGCGCCTTCAACGTCTTGCTTATGCATCCCTATATGCTGGGCATGTTCCATCTGGGCATGAAGGCCAGGATAGCCATGACAA GCATGATATATCGCAAGGCATTGCGTCTGAGTCGAACAGCGCTGGGGGACACGACAATCGGACAGGTGGTTAATCTCATATCGAACGATGTGGGACGGCTGGATCTGTCGGTCATACACATGAATTATTTATGGCTGGGCCCAGTCGAGATTGGAATTATCACATATCTTATGTACAGAGAG ATTGGTGTGTCCGCTTTCTTTGGCGTGGCTGTGATGCTTATGTTTATCCCACTGCAAGCGTATCTGGGCAAAAAGACCTCCGTGCTGCGCCTGCGCACCGCCCTGAGGACAGACGAACGTGTGCGGATGATGAACGAGATCATATCGGGCATTCAAGTTATCAAAATGTACGCCTGGGAGATACCATTCAGCAAAATGATCAACTACGTGCGGACCAAGGAGATGAATGCCATTCGAAATGTGAACTATATACGCGGCACCCTCCAGAGCTTCATTATGTTTGTCACACGGATATCGGTGTTTGTCAGCCTCGTGGGATTCGTGCTGCTGGGCAAGCTCCTGACCGCAGAGAAGGCCTTCGTGATCACGGCGTACTACAACATCCTGAGGAACACCATGACGGTGTATTTCCCCATGGGTATCTCCCAGTTTGCCGAGCTCCTCGTGTCGATTCGCCGCATTCAGACCTTCATGCTGCACGAGGAGACCAGAGTGCGGGACAAGTCGGACGATTTGGATGAGCAGAAACAGGGCAAGGCGGCACTCGTGTCGGAACCCATAGCCCAGGCCACGGGCGTCCTCAAGCCCAACAGTCGTCGCACCAGCGAGGCAGAGCCCACCATCAACATTAGCAAACTGAAGGCCAAGTGGGATCAAAAGAGCAACGAAAATACACTGGACAACATCACGCTGAAGTTCAAGCCCCGCCAACTGGTGGCAGTCATCGGTCCAGTGGGTTCTGGCAAGTCCAGTCTCATTCAGGCGGTTCTGGGAGAGCTTAATCCGGATGCGGGCTCTGTCAAAGTCAATGGAACTCTATCGTATGCCTCCCAGGAGCCCTGGCTCTTTACGGGCACCGTGCGACAGAACATACTCTTTGGCCTACCCATGGACAAGCACCGCTATCGCACTGTGGTCAAGAAATGTGCCCTGGAGAGGGACTTCGAGCTGCTGCCGTACGGCGACAAGACGATTGTGGGCGAGAGAGGAGCCTCCCTCTCGGGCGGACAGAAGGCGCGCATTAGTCTAGCCCGAGCGGTTTACCGAAAGGCAGATATCTATCTGCTAGATGATCCTCTCAGTGCTGTGGACACGCACGTGGGACGCCACCTGTTCGATCAGTGCATGCGCGGATTCCTGCGCGAGAATATCGTACTCCTGGTGACGCATCAGCTGCAGTTCCTGGAGCAGGCCGATATGATTGTGATCATGGACAAGGGCAAGATCAGTGCCATGGGCACCTACGAGTCGATGTGCAAGAGTGGCCTCGACTTTGCCCAGATGCTGACGGACCCAAGCAAAAAGGACGAGGGTGCCAGTGGCGATGCCGAAAAGAAGAAGGATCTGTCGCGGCAGAATAGCAAGCTGCGCGATCGTCATGGCAGCATCTCCTCGATGGAATCGGCTGCCGAGTCTCTGGTCGTGGACTCGCCCATGCAAACGCAGGAGGCGCGCGTGGAGGGACGCATTGGCTTGTCGCTGTATAAGAAGTATTTCGGGGCCAATGGCTATGGtctgtttattgtgtttgccTTCTTCTGTGTTGGTGCACAGATCCTCGGTTCGGGCGGTGACATTTTCCTGTCCTATTG GGTCAACAAAAACGGTGAAGCAGAGCGGGACACCTTTATGGCTCGTCTGCGTCGCGCTTTTCCCGAAACGCGCATCAATTCCGACACAGATCCCAAGGACATCTACTACTTTACGGGCATTAATGTCTCGGTGATAGTCTTCTCGCTCGTGAGAAGCATGCTCTTCTTTTACCTGGCCATGAGGAGCTCCACAACGCTCCATAATACGATGTTCAAGGGTGTGACCCGCGCGGCAATGCATTTCTTCAATACGAATCCCTCTGGCCGGATATTGAATCGTTTCTCCAAGGATCTGGGACAAGTGGATGAGATACTGCCCTCCGTGATGATGGATGTGATGCAGATATTCCTAGCGATACTCGGCATAGTCGTTGTCCTTTGCATCATCAATGTGTGGTATATTTTGGCCACCTTCTTCCTGTGTGTCGTCTTCTATGTCCTGCGATCGTTTTATTTGAATACCTCGAGAGATGTCAAGCGTTTGGAGGCAGTCA CACGATCCCCGATCTACTCCCATTTGAGTGCCTCATTGAATGGTTTGGCAACGATTCGTGCCTTTGGAGCGCAGAAAGAACTTATTGCAGAGTTTGACAATTACCAGGATATGCACAGCTCTGGCTACTACATGTTTTTGGCCACCAGTCGCGCCTTTGGCTACTGGCTGGATTGCGTTTGTGTCGTCTACATAGCCGTCATTACGCTCTCGTTCTTCCTTTTCTCCCCGGAGAATGGCGGCGATGTGGGTCTGGCCATTACCCAAGCGATGGGTATGACGGGCATGGTGCAGTGGGGCATGCGACAGTCCGCGGAGCTGGAGAACACCATGACAGCGGTGGAGCGTGTGGTGGAGTACGAGGATCTGGAGCCAGAGGGTGACTTTGAGTCGAAACCGAATAAGAAACCGCCAAAGGAGTGGCCAGAGGAGGGAAAGATCATTTTCGATGATCTCTCGCTAAAATACTTCCCCGACAAGGCCGCCGACTATGTGCTGCGATCCCTGAACATTGCCATTCAGGGCTGCGAGAAGGTCGGCATCGTTGGACGCACTGGCGCAGGCAAATCCTCGCTGATCAATGCCCTGTTCCGGCTCTCCTACAACGAGGGATCCATTGTGATTGACAGACGCGACACCAACGATCTGGGACTGCACGATCTGCGCAGCAAGATCTCCATTATACCCCAAGAGCCGGTGCTTTTCTCTGGAACCATGCGCTACAACCTGGATCCCTTCGATGAGTACAGCGATGCCAAGCTGTGGGAGTCCCTGGAGGAAGTGAAACTCAAGGAAGTCGTCGCGGATCTGCCCAGCGGCCTGCAGAGTAAAATATCCGAGGGAGGCACCAACTTTAGCGTGGGACAGCGGCAGCTGGTCTGCCTGGCGCGTGCCATTCTCCGCGAGAATCGCATTCTGGTGATGGACGAGGCCACCGCCAATGTGGATCCCCAAACGGATGCCCTCATTCAGACAACGATTCGGAATAAGTTCAAGGATTGCACAGTGCTGACGATTGCCCATCGCCTGCACACGGTAATGGATTCGGACAAGGTGCTGGTAATGGATGCCGGCAAGGCGGTGGAGTTTGGATCGCCCTTCGAGCTGCTGACGACCAGCGAGAAGAAGGTTTTCCATTCGATGGTGAAGCAAACGGGAGACTCGACATTCGATGCGCTGCTCAAAGTGGCACAAAAGGTAGG CCAGAACATTCTTAATATTTGTCTTTCTATTGGTATTTAATGGTGTATTCTTCTATCTCCCCGAAAGGCCCATGATGATAACTTGCGGCTCAAGAAGGATTCTTGACATTTCGCCGTACCGAAGGCCTTCAAAGACTATATACTTAAGATACTGGAACCAATTACGAATCATCCGGCGGCCAATGCGCGCATACAGAAGACCTTCCTCTTTGCGGAGGCCTCCAAGCAGAAGTTATTAGGATAG
- the LOC4802909 gene encoding venom serine carboxypeptidase: MKSATHCAVLIIVALVAASSAAGGGEQERPYRRSFINPYPRYKFFDDGVDPGEPLFLTPLIHNASIPKEDVQKLARVVGSQYHGVESYSGYLTVDKGFNSNMFFWYFPAEQDAVYAPVVLWLQGGPGASSLFGLFTENGPLELDAHSKLQKRNYTWSKTHNLIYIDNPVGTGFSFTDKDEGYAKNEKDVGRNLHEAVMQLYELFEWSNSSGFWVTGESYAGKYVPALAYHIHQVQNAIETRVYVPLKGVAIGNGLSDPLHQLKYGDYLYQLGLIDDNGLQSFHAAEDKGATCIKNHDMECAFNVFDSLINGDLTNGSLFSNLTGFNWYYNYLKTHDNSGENLGKFLQAGETRRSIHVGNKPFHDLDKENKVELHLKHDVMDSVAPWIAELLAHYTVCIYSGQLDIIVAYPLTRNYLNHLKFPGSDRYKVAPREIWRIGEEVAGYVKHAGHLVEIMVRNAGHMAPHDQPKWLYEMINHLTHYKH, from the coding sequence atgaaaAGTGCAACTCATTGCGCAGTTTTAATTATCGTCGCGCTTGTCGCAGCCAGCAGTGCAGCCGGCGGAGGGGAACAGGAACGCCCCTATAGACGTAGCTTCATCAACCCGTATCCACGGTACAAGTTCTTCGACGATGGTGTCGATCCCGGCGAGCCACTGTTCCTCACGCCACTCATCCATAATGCCTCGATCCCGAAGGAGGATGTGCAGAAGTTGGCCCGCGTCGTGGGCTCTCAGTATCATGGCGTAGAGAGCTATTCGGGCTATTTGACGGTAGATAAGGGATTCAATTCGAACATGTTCTTTTGGTACTTCCCGGCGGAGCAGGATGCAGTCTATGCCCCGGTGGTTTTGTGGCTCCAGGGGGGTCCTGGCGCCTCGTCCCTCTTCGGCCTGTTCACTGAGAACGGCCCACTGGAGCTGGATGCCCATAGCAAGCTGCAGAAGAGGAACTACACCTGGAGCAAGACCCACAATCTGATCTACATTGATAATCCCGTGGGCACGGGCTTTAGTTTCACGGACAAAGACGAAGGCTATgccaaaaacgaaaaggaTGTCGGTCGCAATCTTCACGAGGCCGTGATGCAGTTGTACGAGCTCTTCGAGTGGAGCAATTCGAGTGGCTTCTGGGTCACTGGCGAGTCCTACGCTGGCAAATATGTCCCAGCGCTGGCCTATCACATCCACCAAGTGCAGAATGCCATCGAGACGCGTGTCTATGTGCCGCTCAAGGGTGTGGCCATTGGCAACGGGCTGTCGGATCCACTGCATCAGCTCAAGTACGGGGACTATCTGTATCAGCTTGGCCTCATCGATGACAATGGCCTGCAGAGCTTCCATGCGGCGGAGGACAAGGGTGCCACCTGCATCAAGAACCACGATATGGAGTGTGCCTTCAATGTGTTTGATTCCCTCATTAACGGGGACCTCACCAACGGCTCTCTCTTCAGCAACCTCACGGGCTTCAATTGGTACTACAACTATCTGAAAACGCACGACAATTCGGGCGAAAACCTGGGAAAATTCCTGCAGGCCGGTGAAACGCGTCGCTCCATTCATGTGGGCAACAAGCCCTTCCATGATCTCGACAAGGAGAACAAAGTCGAGCTCCACCTGAAGCACGACGTGATGGACAGTGTGGCCCCCTGGATAGCCGAACTCCTGGCCCACTATACGGTGTGTATCTACAGTGGCCAGCTGGACATCATTGTCGCCTATCCCTTGACCCGCAACTATCTCAATCACCTGAAATTCCCTGGCTCCGATCGGTATAAGGTGGCTCCTCGTGAGATCTGGCGCATTGGCGAAGAGGTGGCTGGATATGTGAAGCATGCTGGGCATCTGGTGGAGATAATGGTGCGCAATGCCGGGCATATGGCGCCTCACGATCAGCCCAAGTGGCTCTACGAGATGATCAATCATCTCACGCACTACAAGCATTAG
- the Arc42 gene encoding short-chain specific acyl-CoA dehydrogenase, mitochondrial: MQSVLSRSLNIARRSVPMRQIASIAALPDTHQMLQKTCRDFANAELSPNAAKFDREHLYPAQQIKQMGELGVMSVAIPEELGGTGLDYLAYAIAMEEISRGCASAGVIMSVNNSLYLGPLLGFGNAAQKEAFITPYTTGERVGCFALSEPGNGSDAGAASTVATEKGDHYVLNGTKAWITNGFEAGAAVVFATTNKQLKHKGISAFIVPKGLKGFSLGKKEDKLGIRGSSTCQLIFEDCEIPKDSMLGEPGFGFKIAMQTLDAGRIGIAGQALGIGQAALELAVDYAQKRQAFGKPISKLQSIQQKIADMSLAMESARLLTWRAAWLKDNKQAYTKEAAMAKLAASEAATLCSHQCIQILGGMGYVADMPAERHYRDARITEIYEGTSEIQRLVIAGSILKEYAS; the protein is encoded by the exons ATGCAGTCTGTCCTCAGCCGCTCCTTGAATATAG CACGCAGATCCGTGCCGATGCGCCAGATCGCCTCCATTGCCGCACTCCCCGACACCCATCAAATGCTGCAAAAGACCTGCCGCGACTTTGCCAACGCCGAACTGAGTCCAAATGCAGCGAAATTCGATCGAGAGCATCTGTACCCGGCGCAGCAGATCAAGCAGATGGGGGAGCTGGGCGTCATGTCGGTTGCCATACCCGAGGAACTAG GTGGCACTGGATTGGATTATCTGGCGTATGCGATAGCCATGGAGGAGATCTCTCGCGGCTGTGCCTCTGCTGGAGTCATCATGTCGGTCAACAATTCCCTGTATCTCGGTCCACTACTGGGCTTTGGCAATGCCGCCCAGAAGGAAGCCTTCATCACGCCATACACGACGGGAGAGCGAGTTGGATGTTTTGCTCTGTCGGAGCCGGGCAATGGCTCGGATGCCGGTGCTGCCTCCACCGTAGCCACCGAGAAGGGGGATCACTATGTCCTCAATGGAACCAAGGCATGGATAACGAATGGCTTTGAGGCGGGAGCAGCAGTGGTATTTGCCACGACGAACAAGCAGCTGAAACACAAAGGTATCTCTGCCTTCATTGTCCCTAAAGGCTTGAAAGGTTTCTCGCTGGGCAAGAAGGAGGACAAACTGGGCATCAGAGGATCCTCCACGTGCCAGCTGATATTCGAAGACTGCGAAATCCCCAAGGACAGCATGCTGGGTGAGCCGGGATTCGGTTTCAAAATTGCGATGCAAACATTGGATGCCGGACGCATTGGGATTGCCGGCCAGGCATTGGGTATTGGTCAGGCCGCTTTGGAGCTGGCTGTGGACTATGCTCAGAAGCGTCAGGCCTTTGGAAAACCCATCTCCAAACTGCAGTCCATTCAACAAAAGATTGCCGACATGTCGCTGGCAATGGAATCGGCGCGACTCTTGACCTGGCGTGCCGCCTGGCTGAAAGACAACAAGCAGGCGTATACAAAAGAGGCGGCAATGGCCAAATTGGCAGCTTCTGAGGCGGCTACCTTGTGCTCCCACCAATGCATTCAGATTCTGGGCGGAATGGGATATGTCGCAGATATGCCAGCGGAACGCCATTATCGCGATGCTCGCATCACGGAGATCTACGAGGGCACCTCTGAGATTCAGCGTTTGGTTATTGCAGGCTCCATTCTCAAGGAGTACGCTAGTTAA
- the LOC4802907 gene encoding zinc finger homeobox protein 3: MSEEEFLEIEPLGYATDDEVESFIDVEPKEPIQEVKPVNKTKRLVCMIEGCSYKTDRRRDMRRHRRSQKHIRDMANITDSDSDFERPLYNCPLCSYTTAKKFCFDRHNMSTKHRCKVESQGDPLLRKQKVKILQSARRDTTSSQESDGVMYTCAACEYTTHRKESFKLHKTKRKHRYIMDIMKQNNQIITSGPMAQGDEVEYTPPESEDEEVLPWNAPFYCDLCEYQTNTRYSFLRHKKSKKHQARVQEIEDMEEKSDSLPDADTFVTSEPEVQQEQELEYEETIEYDPLVQEEVVVEQEPDFQEIIYLPEGETGEEQHYFIVLSND, translated from the exons ATGAGCGAGGAGGAATTCCTCGAGATAGAACCGCTCGGGTATGCGACCGACGATGAGGTGGAAT CATTCATAGACGTCGAACCCAAAGAACCGATACAAGAAGTCAAGCCGGTGAATAAAACCAAACGACTCGTTTGCATGATTGAGGGCTGTAGCTACAAGACGGACAGGAGACGAGATATGCGTCGACATCGTCGTTCGCAGAAGCACATCCGTGACATGGCGAATATTACCGATTCGGACTCGGATTTCGAGAGACCTTTGTACAACTGCCCCTTGTGTTCGTATACGACTGCGAAGAAATTCTGTTTTGACCGGCACAATATGTCGACGAAACATCGATGCAAGGTGGAGTCACAAGGGGATCCATTACTGAGAAAACAGAAAGTTAAGATATTGCAATCGGCGCGCCGTGACACCACATCATCGCAGGAATCCGATGGAGTCATGTACACCTGTGCGGCTTGCGAATACACAACACACCGCAAAGAATCCTTTAAGCTGCACAAGACGAAGCGAAAGCATCGCTATATAATGGATATCATGAAGCAGAACAATCAAATCATCACGTCCGGACCCATGGCGCAGGGTGACGAAGTAGAATACACACCGCCAGAGTCTGAGGACGAAGAGGTCTTGCCCTGGAATGCGCCGTTTTACTGCGACCTTTGTGAATACCAAACCAACACTCGATATAGCTTTCTCCGCCACAAAAAGTCGAAAAAGCACCAAGCAAGAGTTCAGGAAATCGAGGATATGGAAGAAAAGTCTGACAGTTTACCGGATGCTGACACTTTCGTAACTTCCGAGCCGGAGGtgcagcaggaacaggagctggAGTACGAGGAGACCATTGAATACGATCCTTTGGTGCAAGAGGAAGTGGTGGTGGAGCAGGAACCAGATTTCCAGGAGATCATTTATTTGCCCGAAGGGGAAACGGGCGAGGAGCAACATTACTTCATAGTGTTGAGCAACGACTAG
- the LOC6897841 gene encoding zinc finger protein 568-like, which yields MDSSFLPEFTKTSATDGESVPSVPGFITEYHLKRHTTSHKTNQTAEMSKIKPLGSKNTYRRPSQQNKTLEDHNNDRPESICPRKIRSTAELLCPQCYKCFDSQYKLEFHINKTCHKCPQCSRFYVNERSLRRHQQKHMPLAALECTRSFPNMNEAMKHGVKHSGVGLFKCQECNAEFIDILYLQIHSKEHFNEHGKSSLLRHTKDEIPIAPLEYTRCPHSFPNMDEVMKHRVKHSDVGMFKCQECNAEFIEILYLQIHSKEHAGEKGQLERSQGGTPPSATKQIDSDSEEIDCEMLSCSDSPPLVKMMKLTDPEPAISNPTKKDCTTESLPKKRNITCQECGMKFTYKNMTRHMRVHTGERPFECTYCEKKYTRKIHLDEHNRIHTGERPYGCLTCGKKFIRKYSLVKHIRAHTGEGLFDCSQCDKKYRDNYALKHHFRNIHSGERLYEKHKQGCSKKKEKRL from the exons ATGGACTCATCTTTTCTGCCGGAATTCACAAAAACAAGTGCCACGGATGGCGAAAGTGTGCCGAGTGTGCCTGGATTCATAACTGAGTACCACCTGAAAAGACATACCACCAGTCACAAGACCAACCAGACGGCCGAAAT GAGCAAAATAAAGCCTCTTGGAAGTAAGAACACGTATCGTAGACCGTCGCAGCAAAATAAGACTCTAGAAGACCACAACAATGACCGTCCGGAAAGCATTTGTCCCAGAAAAATTCGTAGTACCGCAGAACTTTTGTGTCCGCAATGCTATAAATGTTTTGACTCACAGTACAAGCTCGAATTTCACATTAATAAGACGTGCCATAAATGTCCCCAGTGCTCACGCTTTTATGTAAACGAACGTAGCCTAAGAAGACATCAACAAAAGCACATGCCACTGGCAGCCTTAGAGTGCACGCGCTCATTCCCGAACATGAATGAGGCGATGAAGCACGGTGTCAAGCACAGCGGCGTTGGCCTGTTTAAATGCCAAGAATGCAATGCGGAATTCATCGACATCCTTTATCTGCAGATCCACAGTAAAGAGCACTTTAATGAACATGGTAAAAGCAGTCTATTGAGACATACCAAGGACGAAATTCCAATTGCACCCTTAGAGTACACGCGTTGCCCGCACTCATTTCCGAACATGGATGAGGTGATGAAGCACCGTGTCAAACACAGCGACGTTGGCATGTTTAAATGTCAAGAATGCAATGCAGAATTCATCGAGATACTTTATCTGCAGATCCACAGTAAAGAGCACGCTGGTGAGAAAGGCCAACTGGAGCGTAGCCAAGGAGGTACGCCTCCTAGTGCTACGAAACAGATCGACTCGGACTCCGAGGAGATTGATTGTGAAATGCTCTCCTGCAGTGACAGTCCACCATTGGTAAAGAT GATGAAGCTCACTGACCCCGAACCAGCTATATCAAACCCCACAAAGAAGGACTGCACGACCGAATCCTTACCAAA AAAACGGAATATTACGTGTCAGGAGTGCGGTATGAAATTTACGTATAAAAACATGACTAGGCATATGCGTGTTCACACTGGCGAGCGTCCCTTCGAGTGCACGTATTGCGAGAAGAAATATACGCGCAAGATTCACCTAGATGAGCACAATCGTATTCACACTGGCGAACGTCCTTACGGGTGCTTGACttgcggcaagaaatttattCGCAAGTATTCTCTGGTTAAGCACATTCGGGCCCACACTGGCGAAGGACTTTTCGATTGCTCGCAGTGCGACAAAAAATATAGAGATAATTACGCGCTAAAGCACCATTTTCGTAATATTCACAGTGGCGAACGTCTTTACGAGAAACATAAGCAAGGGTGCtccaagaagaaggagaaaaggCTTTGA
- the LOC4802908 gene encoding transmembrane protein 256 homolog isoform X1, producing the protein MMDTLDYITLSNPVSKAVIYSGSAIFRALGLRPKQLVPKETQTVRPVMTQYMSPGADSLHNLAGRYYHFVRLAGLGGASAIFMGAYCKYVLKEIKNEKEQLDSQAFADVANRIHFLHSFALMAMPLAHYPIITGSLMTTGTLLFSGCMYYRALTGEKRFQPFATVGGFCLIAAWLTLIF; encoded by the exons ATGATGGACACATTGGACTACATCACCCTCAGCAATCCCGTGAGCAAGGCGGTTATATATTCGGGATCGGCTATCTTCCGAGCCCTT GGGCTGCGTCCGAAACAGTTGGTTCCGAAGGAGACCCAGACAGTGCGTCCGGTAATGACTCAGTACATGTCGCCGGGTGCTGACTCGCTGCATAATTTGGCCGGCCGGTACTATCATTTCGTGCGATTGGCTGGCCTAGGCGGCGCTTCGGCTATATTCATGGGAGCCTACTGCAAATACGTCCTGAAGGAGATCAAGAACGAAAAGGAGCAGCTGGACTCGCAGGCCTTTGCCGATGTCGCCAATCGCATACACTTTTTGCATTCGTTTGCACTGATGGCCATGCCACTGGCCCACTATCCCATAATC ACGGGCTCTTTGATGACCACTGGCACACTGCTCTTCAGCGGCTGCATGTACTATCGTGCATTGACGGGCGAGAAGCGCTTCCAGCCGTTTGCCACCGTTGGAGGCTTCTGTCTGATAGCCGCTTGGCTGACGCTGATATTTTAA
- the LOC4802908 gene encoding transmembrane protein 256 homolog isoform X2, whose product MTQYMSPGADSLHNLAGRYYHFVRLAGLGGASAIFMGAYCKYVLKEIKNEKEQLDSQAFADVANRIHFLHSFALMAMPLAHYPIITGSLMTTGTLLFSGCMYYRALTGEKRFQPFATVGGFCLIAAWLTLIF is encoded by the exons ATGACTCAGTACATGTCGCCGGGTGCTGACTCGCTGCATAATTTGGCCGGCCGGTACTATCATTTCGTGCGATTGGCTGGCCTAGGCGGCGCTTCGGCTATATTCATGGGAGCCTACTGCAAATACGTCCTGAAGGAGATCAAGAACGAAAAGGAGCAGCTGGACTCGCAGGCCTTTGCCGATGTCGCCAATCGCATACACTTTTTGCATTCGTTTGCACTGATGGCCATGCCACTGGCCCACTATCCCATAATC ACGGGCTCTTTGATGACCACTGGCACACTGCTCTTCAGCGGCTGCATGTACTATCGTGCATTGACGGGCGAGAAGCGCTTCCAGCCGTTTGCCACCGTTGGAGGCTTCTGTCTGATAGCCGCTTGGCTGACGCTGATATTTTAA